Proteins from one Microcoleus sp. bin38.metabat.b11b12b14.051 genomic window:
- a CDS encoding sodium-dependent bicarbonate transport family permease → MDLSLVASNILNPPVLAFFMGMLAIFLKSDLEIPAPIPKLFSLYLLFAIGFKGGVELSRSGINQQVALTILAAMLMSALVPVYTFFILRIKLDSYNAAAIAATYGSISAVTFITATSFLKELGIDFDGYMVAALALMESPAIIVGLILVSVFGGEEGKREIVWLEVLREAFLNSSVFLLVGSLIMGILTGEHGWEVMSPFTQDLFYGVLTFFLLDMGLVAASRIKDLQETGFFLIGFAILIPIVNAGVGLVIAKLIGMPPGDSLLFSVLCASASYIAVPAAMRLTVPEANPSLYISTALAVTFPFNIVIGIPMYLYGINMFWR, encoded by the coding sequence GTGGATTTGAGTCTCGTAGCGTCAAATATCTTAAATCCACCAGTATTAGCTTTTTTCATGGGAATGCTGGCGATTTTCCTAAAATCTGATTTAGAAATTCCGGCACCCATCCCGAAACTGTTTTCGCTGTACCTGCTGTTTGCGATCGGATTTAAAGGCGGCGTCGAACTGTCCCGCAGCGGAATAAACCAGCAAGTAGCCCTGACAATTCTGGCAGCCATGCTGATGTCAGCCCTTGTGCCAGTTTATACTTTTTTCATACTGAGAATCAAACTCGACTCCTACAATGCCGCGGCGATCGCAGCCACCTACGGTTCCATCAGCGCCGTCACCTTTATCACCGCCACTTCATTCCTCAAAGAACTAGGAATAGACTTTGACGGTTACATGGTAGCAGCGCTAGCATTAATGGAATCCCCTGCAATTATTGTCGGTCTAATTCTTGTCAGCGTATTCGGTGGAGAAGAAGGAAAACGCGAAATAGTTTGGCTAGAAGTGCTGCGAGAAGCTTTCCTAAACAGTTCAGTTTTTCTGCTAGTCGGTAGCCTCATTATGGGGATACTGACAGGAGAACATGGTTGGGAAGTTATGAGTCCTTTTACTCAAGATTTATTTTACGGCGTTCTGACTTTTTTCTTGCTAGATATGGGGCTAGTTGCTGCTAGCAGAATTAAAGATTTGCAAGAAACAGGATTTTTCCTAATCGGCTTTGCAATCCTAATTCCTATAGTTAACGCCGGAGTCGGTTTAGTGATAGCAAAACTAATCGGAATGCCGCCGGGAGATAGCCTACTATTTTCCGTATTGTGTGCAAGTGCTTCATACATTGCAGTACCGGCAGCAATGCGGCTGACAGTTCCCGAAGCTAACCCAAGTCTTTACATTTCAACAGCCTTAGCAGTGACGTTTCCGTTTAACATCGTTATAGGCATTCCCATGTATTTATACGGAATCAATATGTTTTGGAGGTGA
- a CDS encoding glutathione peroxidase — protein sequence MLTNHEGQRVPKVTFRTRKDNEWVDVTTDDLFAGKTVAVFSLPGAFTPTCSSTHLPGYNELAKVFKANGVDEIVCISVNDTFVMNEWAKDQESDNVTLIPDGNGEFTEGMGMLVDKTDLGFGKRSWRYSMVVKDGLVEKMFIEPEEPGDPFKVSDAETMLHYINSSAAKPKVVSLFTKMGCPFCAKAKAMLTDKGLDYEEIVLGRDVTTRSLRAVTGSTTVPQVFIDGKLIGGSEALESYLATA from the coding sequence ATGCTGACGAACCACGAAGGTCAAAGAGTACCCAAAGTTACGTTTCGCACTCGCAAAGACAACGAGTGGGTGGATGTCACCACGGATGATTTGTTTGCAGGGAAAACCGTAGCTGTGTTCTCGCTACCGGGAGCATTTACTCCCACCTGTTCGTCAACGCACCTCCCCGGCTACAACGAATTGGCGAAAGTTTTCAAAGCAAATGGCGTAGATGAAATCGTTTGTATTTCCGTCAACGACACTTTTGTGATGAACGAGTGGGCAAAAGACCAAGAATCAGATAATGTTACCTTAATTCCCGACGGTAACGGTGAATTTACTGAAGGCATGGGAATGCTGGTAGATAAAACAGATTTAGGCTTTGGGAAGCGGTCTTGGCGCTATTCGATGGTGGTCAAAGATGGCTTGGTTGAAAAAATGTTTATTGAGCCGGAGGAACCGGGCGACCCTTTCAAAGTGTCCGATGCCGAGACGATGCTGCACTACATCAACTCTTCAGCAGCTAAGCCGAAAGTAGTTTCGCTGTTTACAAAAATGGGCTGTCCCTTCTGCGCCAAGGCTAAGGCGATGCTGACTGACAAGGGCTTGGATTATGAAGAAATCGTCTTGGGCCGGGATGTCACAACTCGATCGCTCCGGGCAGTGACTGGCTCTACAACCGTGCCGCAAGTGTTTATCGACGGCAAGTTGATCGGCGGTTCGGAAGCTCTAGAGTCTTATTTGGCAACCGCTTAG
- a CDS encoding Uma2 family endonuclease gives MLTIELDTLLKEQALQRQDSEERYIMDRVNWQQYETLLDRIGDSAGYRVTYLDGVLEIMSPSRRHETRKTGIGNLLEIYFIEADIEYFPFGSTTLRQEEKTGGTEPDEAYCIGTDKEFPDLVIEVIVTSGGINKLELYRRLNVLEVWFWRNDRFSIYHLREEIPVEFVSNCGYELITNSELLPELDIDMLTECVKNPNPLAAAKAWRQNLRSP, from the coding sequence ATGCTGACGATAGAGCTAGATACATTACTTAAGGAACAAGCACTCCAACGCCAAGATTCTGAAGAGCGCTACATCATGGATAGGGTGAACTGGCAACAATACGAGACACTGCTGGATCGGATTGGAGATAGTGCGGGATATCGAGTTACTTATTTAGATGGAGTTTTAGAAATTATGTCACCTTCTCGCCGCCATGAAACTCGCAAAACTGGCATTGGAAATCTGCTAGAAATTTACTTTATAGAAGCTGACATCGAATATTTCCCTTTTGGGTCTACAACTCTGCGACAAGAAGAAAAAACTGGCGGTACAGAACCGGATGAAGCTTACTGTATTGGGACAGATAAAGAATTCCCAGACTTGGTAATTGAAGTGATTGTTACCAGTGGTGGCATTAATAAACTGGAATTGTATAGAAGGTTGAATGTGCTAGAGGTTTGGTTCTGGCGAAATGACCGATTTTCGATCTACCATTTGCGAGAAGAGATTCCGGTTGAATTTGTGTCGAACTGCGGTTATGAACTAATTACAAACAGCGAGTTACTACCGGAACTCGATATCGATATGTTGACAGAATGTGTGAAAAATCCTAATCCGTTAGCTGCTGCAAAGGCATGGAGACAGAATTTGCGATCGCCCTAA
- a CDS encoding tetratricopeptide repeat-containing sulfotransferase family protein, translating into MNNDDYHSLGNSLLSSGRFDDAVAAYQKAVELKPDFSWSHHGLGDVLLKLERWEDAVAAYKKAVELNPDFSWSYHNLGDALLKLRQWEEAAAAYRCEIALNSDFAWSFCNLGDALTQLKDWDEAIVAYLQAVKIDGNLPGIYEKLGYALGQTKSDLKSLLEQCQLQVTSENLGFYVDLGRSLVKYHGPKSAIILYQILLTFIPDCAEGSAELDRLLQEQKKCVSALASARATVAQKPNDCWSYYNLGAVLSHQKYGEEAAAAFLQAMAINPDLPWWFYYNLWEVLVEQNKLDRVESLCRAVVDAQPEAFWPYLNLGEVLTRQGNIAEAISYYQTVSYKQTFGSILSKRTGILPVPQNMETGKMPVSQNMETGKMPVPQKIETGKMPVPQNKVKFPKFIIIGSQRCGTTSLYTYLAEHPQVLSPIKKEMDFFSWHFHRGIDWYLAHFPLMPEGEEFVTGEASPSYFDSREAPERLYSACPEAKLMVLLRNPVDRAISHFYRLKDLNWEARSLDRAISDEIERLNQNPEYIIGEEPGNYLARGRYIEFIKNWLAFFPREQLLILQSEDLYAAAAATVQQVLAFLQLPEYQLSEYQNANPGAYPLVNKSVRELLNNYFKPYNQELEEYLGRKFDWK; encoded by the coding sequence ATGAATAACGATGATTATCACAGTTTAGGAAATTCTCTCCTATCAAGCGGTAGGTTTGATGACGCTGTTGCTGCTTACCAGAAAGCTGTTGAATTAAAGCCGGATTTTTCGTGGTCTCATCACGGTTTGGGCGATGTTTTGCTGAAATTAGAACGCTGGGAAGATGCTGTCGCCGCGTATAAAAAAGCTGTTGAGTTAAATCCTGATTTTTCGTGGTCTTATCACAATTTGGGCGATGCTTTGTTGAAACTTCGGCAATGGGAAGAGGCGGCGGCTGCTTACCGCTGCGAGATTGCGCTTAACTCTGATTTTGCTTGGTCTTTCTGCAATTTAGGCGATGCTTTAACTCAACTCAAAGATTGGGATGAAGCTATTGTTGCATATTTACAGGCTGTTAAAATTGACGGAAATTTGCCGGGAATTTACGAGAAGTTGGGATATGCTCTCGGACAAACAAAGTCTGATTTAAAGTCGCTGTTAGAACAATGTCAGTTGCAAGTTACATCGGAAAATCTGGGATTTTATGTGGATTTAGGAAGAAGTTTAGTAAAGTATCATGGCCCAAAAAGCGCAATTATTCTTTACCAAATACTCTTGACATTTATACCAGATTGTGCCGAAGGATCAGCGGAATTGGATCGGTTGTTGCAGGAGCAAAAAAAGTGCGTTAGCGCTTTAGCCTCAGCCCGTGCCACAGTCGCCCAAAAACCGAATGATTGCTGGTCTTATTACAATTTAGGTGCTGTTTTGAGCCACCAAAAATATGGGGAGGAAGCGGCGGCGGCTTTTTTGCAAGCAATGGCAATAAATCCCGATCTTCCTTGGTGGTTTTATTACAATTTGTGGGAAGTTTTGGTTGAGCAAAACAAGCTAGATCGAGTTGAGAGTTTGTGCCGCGCAGTTGTTGATGCTCAACCTGAGGCTTTTTGGCCTTATTTGAATTTGGGGGAGGTTTTGACTAGACAAGGTAATATTGCTGAGGCTATTAGCTATTATCAAACTGTTAGTTATAAGCAAACTTTTGGATCTATTCTCAGTAAAAGAACAGGCATCTTGCCTGTTCCACAAAATATGGAGACAGGCAAGATGCCAGTTTCACAAAATATGGAGACAGGCAAGATGCCTGTGCCACAAAAGATAGAGACAGGCAAGATGCCTGTTCCACAAAATAAAGTCAAATTTCCTAAGTTTATAATTATTGGTTCTCAGCGGTGCGGGACGACTTCTTTGTATACTTATTTAGCTGAACACCCGCAAGTTTTGAGTCCGATTAAAAAGGAGATGGATTTTTTTTCCTGGCACTTTCACAGAGGGATTGATTGGTATTTGGCTCATTTTCCCCTAATGCCCGAGGGAGAGGAGTTTGTAACGGGCGAGGCAAGTCCGAGCTATTTTGACTCTCGGGAAGCGCCGGAACGTCTCTACAGCGCGTGTCCAGAGGCGAAACTGATGGTGCTGTTGCGAAATCCGGTCGATCGCGCGATTTCTCATTTTTACCGCTTAAAGGACTTAAACTGGGAAGCGCGATCGCTCGATCGGGCAATTAGCGACGAAATTGAACGGTTGAATCAAAACCCAGAATACATCATCGGCGAGGAACCGGGGAATTATTTAGCTCGTGGTAGGTATATAGAGTTCATTAAAAATTGGCTGGCTTTCTTTCCCCGAGAACAGTTGTTAATTTTGCAAAGCGAAGATTTGTATGCAGCTGCGGCGGCGACTGTCCAGCAAGTTTTAGCATTTTTACAGTTGCCGGAATATCAATTGTCTGAATACCAAAATGCGAATCCTGGTGCTTACCCGCTGGTAAATAAGTCGGTTCGCGAGCTGTTGAATAATTATTTTAAACCTTACAATCAGGAGTTAGAGGAGTATTTGGGGCGAAAGTTTGATTGGAAATAA
- a CDS encoding tetratricopeptide repeat protein → MPSIEKMEKAAVDLSRQAEVHLAEGRLNEAIAACESALKMEPNLAVACQTLGKVMQVRGEIEQAKQWYEAALDRNPNLPEVYANLGSLYYQGKQWLKAIASCEKAIALAPNFAAAYRLLARVWTQLDKREEAAKCWYEAFKIEPNWATADEYVTLGNSFVELADFDRASECYSRAIELNPNLATAYHNLGEMLISQKRWDEAIANYRQAIAINPDSFESYHSLGKTWAERGECDRAIACYRTSLDLNPNYARAHLGLGNVFVQQREFDAAIECYRHTLQINHNSYWAHNYLGEALAHKNLWEEAAICYRKAIALNSDIPWFYCNLGIALTCESSWDEAVAAFLRAIQLEPNLRGINQRVGYVLRKRSESGLENTIATYCQAVELLPSGKVYHKLLGIELDGAEFFINLGHRLAKQKQLEGAIVFYSMAVQIDPKAAEVVATLDEVRTKQQELYVQIATYRTQIETDPSNSKAYNDLGNILPQLGELEEAIVCHQQASALRNWPECAAKNYQFTQDWFTHNIPLWQRHLQPLTGIADFQVVEIGSFQGMSACWLLDNILTHPTAKITCIDLYFQETFKGNIVKTGFAEKIIELEGYSQDLLVNLDSYFYDVAYVDGCHKPTSALQDAILSWRLVKVGGLMIFDDYEFTFSDSPEQDTKIGIDVFLEMFASQLEVVHKGYQLIVKKVANQSLGEEQTLLSLGWEKLGDAATDAGYLDAAIERYETAIKIKSGNYLTYHKLGKSLQKQEIYEEAGAAYQRAIALNPNFSWSHHFLGETWQAIEQYDKAAAAYRKAIELNPDFCWTYNSLGEVLVELSEWEEAAVAYRKLMELNPDFCWSYERLGKAFIALENWSEAAAAYRKAVELNPDDCWLYHSLAEVLEQQENWPEAAVALSRAIELEPAHSWLYKKLGDALREQGELERAIAIYEQGINLEPKSCWCYEGLGLTFIAQKQWGRAISTLVQTLQIKPDLFGVYYHIAHVLEQKGEVDEADIIKFGYKMLPLSFLKKYCGFTESLAIAAESDPSITCIDIYPETQIKLSDSKTIDTDCKCWEDEIFYIKKSFVTVIPNGRAWADIATTCAITSDNKLVTDISTGCPELVITSDKLLTAEHVEGNVAFLSARWGGAAYFHWMFDVITRFELLQRSGLIENIDKFVVNACNSAYEKETLNTLGIPQDKILESRYLPHLTADKLIVPSICDGAAGTSKWKCEYLKRMFLHEQPSPNTNYSERIYISRGKASYRRIVNEEEVVGCLEKFGFRTVKLETMSVAEQARCLAAAKVVVAPHGAGLTNLVFCSPGTKVIEIFSPIYVPICFWTISNLCELEHYYLIAELFDDQTQKYPGHKDMRVEVKSLERLINLAGIFHE, encoded by the coding sequence ATGCCCTCGATTGAGAAGATGGAAAAGGCAGCGGTTGATTTGAGTCGGCAAGCAGAAGTTCATTTAGCCGAAGGTAGGTTAAATGAGGCAATTGCTGCTTGCGAGTCAGCGTTGAAAATGGAACCGAATTTGGCCGTAGCTTGCCAGACGTTGGGAAAGGTAATGCAGGTTCGAGGTGAAATCGAACAGGCTAAGCAGTGGTATGAAGCGGCACTGGATCGCAATCCTAATTTGCCGGAAGTTTACGCTAATCTGGGCAGTTTGTATTATCAAGGGAAACAGTGGTTAAAGGCGATCGCAAGTTGCGAAAAAGCGATCGCCCTAGCTCCGAATTTTGCGGCTGCTTACCGACTTTTGGCGAGAGTTTGGACGCAGTTGGACAAGCGAGAAGAAGCTGCAAAGTGTTGGTATGAAGCTTTTAAGATCGAGCCGAATTGGGCAACTGCTGACGAGTACGTCACTCTGGGAAATAGTTTTGTGGAATTGGCAGATTTCGATCGCGCCAGCGAGTGTTATTCGCGGGCAATCGAGTTAAATCCCAATCTGGCAACAGCATATCACAATTTGGGGGAAATGCTCATCAGCCAGAAGCGTTGGGATGAGGCGATCGCCAATTACCGCCAAGCCATTGCGATCAATCCAGATTCTTTTGAATCTTACCACAGTTTGGGTAAAACTTGGGCGGAGCGAGGAGAATGCGATCGCGCGATCGCTTGTTACCGCACCAGCCTGGATCTCAATCCGAATTACGCTCGCGCTCACCTTGGTTTGGGCAACGTTTTTGTGCAGCAGCGCGAGTTTGATGCAGCAATTGAATGTTACCGCCACACTCTGCAAATCAATCATAATTCCTATTGGGCGCACAATTATTTAGGCGAAGCTTTGGCGCACAAAAATCTGTGGGAAGAAGCAGCGATTTGCTACCGCAAGGCGATCGCCCTAAATTCAGATATTCCCTGGTTTTATTGCAATTTGGGAATTGCCTTAACCTGCGAAAGCTCCTGGGATGAAGCTGTTGCTGCTTTCCTGCGCGCGATTCAACTAGAACCCAATTTGAGGGGAATTAATCAGAGAGTGGGATATGTTTTGAGGAAGCGCAGCGAATCCGGTTTAGAAAACACGATCGCAACTTACTGTCAAGCTGTTGAGCTACTTCCTAGCGGAAAAGTTTACCACAAATTACTGGGAATAGAGTTAGATGGAGCGGAGTTTTTTATAAATTTAGGCCACAGGTTAGCCAAACAGAAGCAGCTCGAAGGTGCGATCGTATTTTATAGCATGGCAGTGCAGATCGACCCCAAGGCTGCGGAAGTTGTCGCCACACTCGATGAAGTTCGCACGAAACAACAGGAGTTGTATGTACAAATAGCCACCTACCGCACCCAAATTGAAACAGATCCGAGCAATTCTAAGGCTTACAACGATTTAGGCAATATTTTACCGCAATTAGGAGAATTGGAAGAAGCGATCGTTTGCCATCAACAGGCTAGCGCCTTGAGGAATTGGCCTGAATGTGCGGCCAAAAACTATCAATTTACCCAAGATTGGTTTACCCACAATATTCCTCTTTGGCAACGTCATTTACAGCCGCTTACAGGAATTGCCGATTTTCAAGTTGTCGAAATCGGCAGCTTTCAAGGAATGTCGGCTTGCTGGCTGCTGGATAATATTTTAACTCATCCTACGGCAAAAATTACTTGCATCGACTTGTATTTTCAAGAAACTTTTAAGGGCAATATTGTTAAAACTGGATTTGCTGAGAAGATAATTGAATTAGAAGGTTACTCTCAAGATTTGTTAGTAAACTTGGATTCATATTTTTACGATGTTGCTTACGTTGACGGCTGTCACAAACCTACCAGCGCCCTGCAAGATGCAATTTTATCTTGGAGGTTGGTGAAAGTTGGGGGGCTGATGATTTTTGACGATTACGAGTTTACGTTTTCCGACAGCCCGGAGCAAGATACTAAAATTGGAATTGATGTTTTTCTGGAGATGTTTGCGAGTCAGTTAGAAGTAGTTCACAAAGGCTATCAACTGATTGTCAAAAAAGTTGCCAATCAAAGTTTGGGCGAGGAGCAAACTCTGCTATCTCTGGGTTGGGAAAAGCTGGGCGATGCAGCGACAGATGCTGGTTATTTGGATGCGGCGATCGAACGCTACGAAACAGCGATTAAAATTAAGTCTGGCAATTACTTAACTTACCACAAGTTGGGTAAAAGTCTGCAAAAGCAAGAAATATATGAGGAAGCTGGGGCGGCTTACCAAAGGGCGATCGCACTCAACCCTAATTTTAGTTGGTCTCACCACTTTTTGGGGGAAACTTGGCAGGCGATCGAGCAATACGACAAAGCCGCTGCTGCTTACCGCAAGGCGATTGAGTTAAACCCTGATTTTTGTTGGACTTACAACAGTTTAGGCGAGGTGCTGGTGGAGCTTTCTGAGTGGGAGGAAGCTGCTGTTGCTTACCGCAAATTAATGGAACTAAATCCCGATTTTTGTTGGTCTTACGAGAGATTGGGTAAGGCTTTTATTGCATTAGAAAATTGGTCAGAGGCGGCGGCGGCTTACCGCAAAGCTGTTGAATTAAATCCCGATGATTGTTGGCTGTACCACAGTCTGGCGGAAGTTCTGGAACAACAAGAAAATTGGCCGGAAGCAGCGGTTGCTTTAAGCCGTGCTATTGAGCTAGAACCCGCACACAGTTGGCTTTACAAGAAGCTGGGGGATGCTTTGCGGGAGCAAGGGGAATTGGAAAGGGCGATCGCAATTTACGAACAAGGCATCAATCTAGAACCAAAATCCTGTTGGTGTTACGAAGGATTGGGTTTGACTTTCATTGCACAAAAACAGTGGGGTCGGGCAATATCTACTTTGGTTCAAACATTGCAAATTAAACCCGATTTATTTGGAGTTTACTATCATATAGCTCATGTTTTGGAACAAAAAGGAGAAGTAGATGAAGCCGACATCATCAAATTCGGCTATAAAATGTTGCCCTTAAGCTTTCTCAAAAAATACTGTGGATTTACAGAATCTTTGGCAATTGCAGCCGAATCAGATCCGAGCATTACTTGCATTGACATCTATCCAGAAACTCAAATCAAATTATCTGATTCAAAAACAATCGATACCGATTGTAAGTGCTGGGAAGATGAAATTTTTTATATTAAAAAATCTTTTGTTACCGTCATCCCAAACGGCCGAGCTTGGGCAGATATTGCTACTACCTGCGCCATTACTTCAGACAATAAACTTGTTACCGATATTTCCACGGGTTGCCCAGAATTAGTCATAACTTCCGACAAACTGCTTACCGCCGAACACGTCGAGGGAAATGTGGCTTTTTTATCTGCTCGCTGGGGAGGCGCAGCTTATTTTCACTGGATGTTTGATGTGATTACGCGTTTCGAGCTTTTGCAGCGCAGCGGTTTAATAGAAAATATAGATAAGTTTGTTGTCAATGCTTGCAATTCGGCTTACGAAAAAGAAACCTTAAATACTTTAGGAATCCCACAAGATAAAATTTTAGAAAGTCGCTACCTGCCGCACTTGACAGCAGATAAATTAATAGTTCCATCAATTTGTGACGGTGCTGCGGGAACCTCTAAATGGAAGTGCGAATATTTGAAACGAATGTTTCTACACGAACAGCCCTCGCCAAACACAAATTATTCTGAACGAATTTATATCAGTCGAGGAAAAGCATCGTACCGACGCATTGTCAACGAAGAAGAGGTTGTCGGCTGTTTGGAAAAGTTTGGGTTTCGTACCGTCAAGCTAGAAACGATGTCGGTAGCCGAACAAGCCCGGTGTTTGGCTGCGGCTAAAGTAGTTGTAGCACCTCACGGCGCCGGATTGACAAATCTAGTTTTTTGTAGTCCGGGAACTAAAGTAATTGAGATTTTTTCACCGATTTATGTGCCAATCTGCTTTTGGACTATTAGCAATTTGTGTGAGTTGGAACATTATTATTTAATTGCTGAATTGTTTGATGACCAAACTCAGAAATACCCAGGACATAAAGATATGCGGGTGGAGGTAAAGTCGCTGGAGAGGTTAATCAATCTGGCAGGGATTTTTCATGAATAA